The window CTCGCACGCCCGACCCTGGTGGGCCGGCAGGAAGTGGGGCAGCCCGAAGATCTCCTGCAGCTTGTCCGCCAGGCGCGTATAGGTGGCGCTGCCCGCGTAGCTGTCGTCGGCAACCAGCATTGCCGCCTGCTGCTGGTCGCTCATCGCGTTGACGCCGCTGTCCGTGAGCATGTCCATGAACACGTCCGAATTGCGCAGCAGGAACGTGTTGTTGCCCGCCTCGGTAATCGCCGCCAGCCGGCGCTCCACCGGCGGAAGCGACAGTTTCTGGACGATGCGAACCTTGTGCATTTCGAGCGGGATGGCCTCGCCGCTAAAGAACCTCACTTCTGCCATCTCTTTGATCTCCCCAGCTGCCAACGGTTGAAAGTGCATGATTGTGCATATCGAGGTAGATGCAGAGGTTGATCTTGCACAAAAATTCTTTAACTTGTCCCCCTTCGCGCCCTTGCTGCAGGTCGCCAAGCGGCGAGTCAACCCGATTTGACTTTCGTGGGTACTCCGCTATACCATCACGAGCTTTCCGTTTATTGGCCTCTGCCCCAGGCCGGACAAGATCGAGGATTCGAATGAAAACGTTTTCTGCCAAGCCGCACGAAGTCAAGCGCGACTGGTTTGTTGTCGACGCGGCGGACAAGGTGCTTGGCCGGGTTGCCGCCGAGGTAGCCCGCCGTCTGCGTGGCAAGCACAAGCCTATTTACACCCCGCACGTTGATACCGGCGACTTCATCGTCGTGGTCAACGTCGAGAAGCTGCGCGTTACCGGCAACAAGGCGCAGGACAAGAAGTACTACCGTCACACCGGTTTTCCGGGCGGAATCTACGAAACCAACTTCACCAAGCTGCAGCAGCGCTTTCCCGAGCGCGTGCTGGAGAAGGCGGTGAAGGGCATGCTGCCGAAGGGGCCGCTGGGTTACGCCATGCTGAAGAAGCTGAAGTGCTACGCGGGTGCCGAGCATCCGCACGCTGCTCAGCAGCCCAAAGTTCTCGAGATCTGACAGGAGCCGATCAATGGCTGTGCAATACAACTATGGCACCGGCCGCCG is drawn from Azoarcus sp. DN11 and contains these coding sequences:
- the rplM gene encoding 50S ribosomal protein L13, coding for MKTFSAKPHEVKRDWFVVDAADKVLGRVAAEVARRLRGKHKPIYTPHVDTGDFIVVVNVEKLRVTGNKAQDKKYYRHTGFPGGIYETNFTKLQQRFPERVLEKAVKGMLPKGPLGYAMLKKLKCYAGAEHPHAAQQPKVLEI